In Montipora capricornis isolate CH-2021 chromosome 4, ASM3666992v2, whole genome shotgun sequence, a single genomic region encodes these proteins:
- the LOC138045009 gene encoding uncharacterized protein, with translation MNNCHKKKENEFEQKMEETVGQLTKVKNSAILANEKFMKKNLECEDLKTKLQTAKERERALEKQNFCLKEEIKILKGTFAKASEDEVNASRRKLFHSNEPKDKNKEDMGARVQSDITRDSHEAGFPQFEEKYPLFRAEAYFKDLKPSEFDKISDMVIANGPFRASSLHIATRNGEIAKQNSSFSPGFMNPTDCTKDTVTVEGALHDERDTIKIDDPCSNHLKSAPAYLNTRPLPAVGPVNSYHISQAEKGKNLSQ, from the exons ATGAACAACTGtcacaagaaaaaagaaaatgagttTGAGCAAAAGATGGAGGAAACCGTTGGTCAGCTAACAAAGGTGAAAAACTCTGCTATTTTGGCCAACGAGAAATTCATGAAGAAGAATTTGGAATGTGAAGATTTGAAGACTAAACTTCAAACAGCTAAAG AGAGAGAAAGAGCATTGGAGAAGCAAAACTTTTGCTTAAAGGAAGAAATTAAAATCTTGAAGGGGACATTTGCAAAAGCGAGTGAAGATGAAGTTAACG CTTCTCGTCGAAAGCTCTTTCACAGCAACGAgccaaaagacaaaaataaagaagaCATGGGTGCTCGTGTACAAAGCGACATTACTCGTGATAGTCATGAAGCGGGATTTCCACAGTTCGAGGAGAAGTATCCATTGTTTAGAG CCGAAGCCTACTTCAAGGATCTGAAGCCCTCGGAATTTGACAAGATATCAGATATGGTTATTGCAAATGGTCCGTTTCGTGCAAGCTCATTACACATTGCAACTAGGAATGGCGAAATTGCTAAAC aAAACAGTAGCTTCAGTCCTGGATTCATGAATCCAACTGACTGCACAAAAGATACTGTTACTGTCGAGGGAGCTTTGCACGATGAAAGAGATACAATAAAGATTGATGATCCTTGCTCTAATCATTTGAAATCAG ccCCGGCATACTTAAACACAAGACCACTGCCAGCTGTCGGTCCAGTTAACTCTTACCACATCAGCCAGGCTGAAAAGGGTAAGAATTTATCCCAGTGA